In a single window of the Thermoplasmatales archaeon genome:
- a CDS encoding rhodanese-like domain-containing protein: MKIRKQMGILDYFITPKGLVEYDPDEFDNARKVDGSVLIDVRTHTEYSHGHIEGSLLVPLNSLKDRLHSLEKDRTYLLVCATGHRSRAAAAIMLRNDFSKIAHLKGGMTAWRKSGNKISK; the protein is encoded by the coding sequence ATGAAAATACGAAAGCAAATGGGGATTCTTGATTACTTCATTACTCCGAAAGGTCTTGTTGAGTACGATCCGGATGAATTCGATAACGCGCGAAAAGTGGATGGATCTGTTTTGATAGACGTGAGAACGCATACCGAGTATTCGCATGGTCATATAGAAGGTAGTCTGCTAGTTCCATTGAATTCGTTAAAAGATAGACTTCACTCACTTGAAAAGGACCGGACATATCTATTGGTTTGCGCAACAGGACATAGAAGCCGTGCGGCCGCCGCAATTATGCTAAGAAATGACTTTAGTAAAATTGCCCACCTTAAAGGGGGAATGACAGCCTGGAGAAAAAGTGGCAATAAAATATCAAAGTGA
- a CDS encoding amidohydrolase, with translation MEKAEKLTAWDVARQIFELSEIGSQEVKSSKLLEDVLEANGFNVQRGYMDIPTSFRAEMIKGKGEFNIAFLAEYDALPGIGHACGHNLIAAANVFAAIEASKKITNGKIIVLGTPDEEGSGKYSGSKILLANKGAFNDIDLVLGAHPGDRWDVGDIALAVQDLEVVFKGVAAHEAASPEKGKSALDGAILTYTAVNMLRQHVKRDKNVVIHGIIKEGGQASNVTPEKASLVYGIRSSDVEYEKELINKFKNIVYGCSIATETTYEIKEIGPLFLPTKINPALSNFIRDKLLEKGVSCQPLEQSLKEMPSGSTDFANVSQLVPALELGFKIADAGTPWHSRASLAAAGSESAKEPLNIVISVLSQTAYDYTVDKELRKRIDEDFKRK, from the coding sequence ATGGAAAAGGCAGAAAAACTTACCGCCTGGGATGTGGCAAGGCAAATATTTGAGCTTTCAGAAATTGGCAGCCAAGAGGTAAAATCATCAAAGCTACTGGAAGATGTTCTAGAAGCAAATGGATTTAATGTTCAGAGAGGCTATATGGATATACCGACATCATTCAGAGCTGAGATGATTAAGGGTAAAGGAGAATTTAACATAGCATTCCTAGCCGAGTATGATGCACTTCCTGGAATCGGGCATGCCTGTGGCCATAACCTGATTGCAGCCGCGAATGTTTTTGCAGCCATTGAAGCATCTAAAAAGATCACTAACGGAAAAATCATCGTACTGGGCACTCCGGACGAAGAGGGTTCCGGTAAATACTCTGGATCAAAGATTCTGCTCGCAAATAAAGGGGCATTCAACGACATAGATCTTGTTTTAGGAGCTCACCCCGGAGATCGCTGGGACGTTGGTGATATTGCACTTGCTGTTCAAGATCTTGAGGTTGTGTTCAAGGGTGTCGCGGCCCATGAGGCTGCAAGCCCAGAGAAGGGAAAAAGTGCTCTCGACGGAGCAATACTCACTTACACTGCGGTAAATATGTTAAGGCAGCATGTGAAAAGGGACAAGAACGTTGTGATTCATGGAATAATAAAGGAAGGGGGGCAGGCTTCGAACGTCACACCCGAAAAAGCTTCACTCGTTTATGGTATTAGGTCATCCGATGTTGAATATGAGAAAGAGCTGATAAATAAATTCAAGAATATTGTCTATGGATGTTCCATTGCAACCGAAACAACCTATGAGATAAAAGAAATAGGTCCTCTGTTCCTTCCAACGAAAATTAATCCGGCCCTTTCCAACTTCATACGGGACAAACTTTTGGAAAAGGGTGTGTCCTGTCAGCCGCTAGAACAGTCTCTGAAGGAAATGCCCTCCGGTTCAACTGACTTCGCAAATGTTTCACAATTAGTGCCTGCTCTCGAACTTGGATTCAAGATAGCAGATGCTGGGACACCATGGCATTCTAGAGCGTCGCTAGCAGCGGCTGGATCTGAATCAGCTAAGGAGCCCCTGAACATAGTTATATCCGTATTGAGCCAAACAGCATATGATTACACGGTAGACAAAGAATTAAGAAAAAGGATAGATGAGGATTTCAAAAGAAAATAA
- a CDS encoding DsrE family protein: MKIIFEVAEEHKIPISIIAATNMSKLSDVDEIEMVYLESGISAVIEKGVISPILGMKKVKVVACGVAMKERNITQDDLVPGVVSVPASFVEIARKQSEGWIYLNL, translated from the coding sequence ATGAAAATTATATTTGAAGTGGCTGAGGAGCATAAAATTCCCATATCTATCATTGCGGCTACGAATATGTCGAAGCTCAGCGATGTTGACGAAATAGAGATGGTGTATCTTGAAAGCGGAATATCTGCAGTGATCGAGAAAGGTGTAATATCACCCATCCTTGGAATGAAAAAAGTGAAAGTCGTAGCTTGTGGAGTTGCGATGAAAGAGAGAAACATAACACAAGACGATCTTGTTCCAGGCGTAGTTTCGGTTCCTGCAAGTTTCGTTGAAATAGCAAGAAAACAATCAGAAGGCTGGATTTATCTGAATCTTTGA
- a CDS encoding DUF1634 domain-containing protein — protein sequence MKSFDDTMVVSHFLRGGSILSVIFILSGVILLFVKREGDGFTLQQIASYSYSLGHGIDSKNIPTSDIIQGVLRLDGIYFIALGLWLLIFTSISVVVVRLVWFATNKDKKFVIITLVVLFNLFFAMLIVPSLL from the coding sequence GTGAAAAGCTTTGATGACACAATGGTAGTCAGCCATTTTCTCAGGGGAGGATCTATACTCAGTGTGATATTTATCTTATCAGGCGTTATACTACTCTTTGTAAAAAGGGAAGGAGATGGATTCACACTGCAACAGATCGCAAGTTACTCTTACTCTTTAGGCCATGGAATAGATTCCAAAAATATTCCTACCAGTGACATAATACAAGGTGTTTTAAGGCTGGATGGGATTTATTTCATAGCACTTGGTCTGTGGCTATTGATCTTTACATCTATCAGTGTAGTCGTTGTTAGACTTGTGTGGTTTGCCACAAACAAGGACAAGAAATTTGTGATCATTACCCTTGTTGTACTCTTCAATCTCTTCTTCGCGATGCTCATTGTCCCATCATTGCTTTAA
- a CDS encoding TA0938 family protein, giving the protein MKTNNTEGCALCNATWGEYYREIDGENMFFCCNVCADIFENMAREVKRNTGWNKIDYVELHGNYSSGRNCVAVNDGKEFSYYFRTYSDGRMMKFEERRNESSDSEP; this is encoded by the coding sequence TTGAAGACGAACAACACTGAAGGATGTGCGTTATGTAATGCAACGTGGGGTGAGTACTACCGGGAAATTGACGGAGAAAATATGTTTTTCTGCTGCAACGTGTGCGCCGACATCTTCGAGAACATGGCTCGCGAGGTTAAGCGGAATACTGGATGGAACAAGATCGATTATGTAGAACTGCACGGCAATTACAGTTCGGGCCGAAATTGCGTAGCTGTCAATGACGGAAAAGAGTTTTCGTATTACTTCAGAACCTACTCAGATGGTAGAATGATGAAATTTGAAGAAAGGAGAAACGAATCTTCTGATTCTGAACCTTAA
- a CDS encoding sulfite exporter TauE/SafE family protein: protein MLAGVFSGFLGSLTGLGGGTILVPVLTLFYGIPIIFATGASLISTIATSDGSASAYTKEKIANVNLSISLEMATTGGAIVGSFVAIYMYAHSLSWIVYVIFGSVLLFSLYPAVKKLHSEIPKKTKPDWSTKFFKLSGSYFDERLKRTINYEGSRWYLGETIMFFAGFFSGLLGIGSGALKVLGMDWALNLPMKVTTTTSNFMIGITAATSSTIYWYAGFIQPMIAAATAIGVLIGAYYGSKVLVRISNENIRLIFFSVLIFLGLDMIFSGLDKINLVFVDTVFQFSFAAVVAVITILLLFFHEKIIPKGGKVSEKL from the coding sequence ATGTTGGCTGGAGTCTTTTCCGGCTTTCTTGGCTCTCTGACAGGTTTAGGCGGGGGGACGATACTTGTACCGGTACTAACACTATTCTACGGAATACCTATAATATTCGCCACGGGGGCTAGCTTGATTTCGACCATAGCGACATCCGATGGTTCGGCAAGTGCATACACAAAAGAGAAGATAGCAAACGTGAACCTTAGCATAAGCCTGGAAATGGCAACAACAGGCGGAGCGATAGTAGGTTCATTTGTTGCTATTTACATGTACGCGCATTCACTCTCATGGATCGTATACGTAATATTCGGCTCGGTACTATTATTCTCACTGTACCCTGCGGTAAAGAAACTCCATAGCGAGATTCCCAAGAAGACGAAACCTGACTGGAGCACCAAATTTTTCAAATTGAGTGGAAGTTATTTTGATGAGCGGTTGAAACGAACCATAAACTACGAAGGCTCCAGATGGTACCTCGGGGAAACTATAATGTTCTTTGCAGGCTTCTTCTCCGGTTTGCTCGGGATAGGAAGTGGTGCTCTTAAAGTACTGGGAATGGACTGGGCACTGAACCTGCCCATGAAGGTCACGACCACCACGAGCAATTTCATGATAGGCATCACTGCAGCAACAAGCAGCACGATCTACTGGTACGCAGGATTTATACAGCCAATGATCGCTGCTGCCACCGCAATAGGAGTCCTGATAGGGGCATACTATGGATCCAAGGTCTTAGTAAGGATTTCAAACGAAAATATACGCCTGATATTTTTCTCCGTCCTTATCTTCCTGGGGCTGGACATGATTTTCAGCGGACTAGACAAGATAAACTTGGTGTTTGTGGATACTGTTTTTCAGTTCTCGTTTGCAGCAGTCGTTGCGGTCATAACAATACTTCTCTTGTTCTTCCACGAAAAAATCATACCGAAGGGAGGGAAAGTAAGTGAAAAGCTTTGA
- a CDS encoding iron-containing redox enzyme family protein, which produces MECPVCLEKFDSRDFIAFADHFLVKADDSDSDHVSWLNNNISKAKIGRDDLSKKFNEFYAYTNIKTWIIKRFIEQFRGDRPHPFILMMQYYNPAVLKGYSFEHYFFLKQWVKSCSAIVSMTDLDDVQHYEIGNILSEYYGYENYKPHIELLLEMGETYGIARTRIYNSRPLPKTEKAIKRWSSIAREKSWIEIMAAMHSLELVANSGLRDYGAKYDYFNLEILDSSDVPSEVKAFLMEGYKADVSHSMEALDLINRYADRETTESIQDAFLSSSFVFGQYLEARIERGEIIEDEQH; this is translated from the coding sequence ATGGAATGTCCTGTTTGTTTGGAAAAATTTGACTCACGTGATTTTATTGCTTTTGCGGACCATTTTCTAGTGAAAGCTGATGATAGTGATTCTGATCATGTATCCTGGCTCAATAACAATATATCAAAGGCAAAAATTGGCAGAGACGACCTTTCAAAAAAGTTTAATGAATTTTACGCCTATACGAATATAAAAACGTGGATTATTAAGAGATTTATAGAACAGTTCAGAGGAGATCGACCGCATCCATTCATATTGATGATGCAGTATTACAATCCAGCAGTTCTCAAGGGATATTCTTTTGAACATTATTTTTTCCTGAAACAGTGGGTGAAATCATGCTCGGCCATCGTATCAATGACTGATCTGGACGATGTACAGCACTATGAGATAGGGAATATATTAAGTGAATATTACGGTTATGAAAATTACAAGCCGCACATAGAGCTGCTTCTTGAGATGGGAGAAACATATGGTATAGCGAGGACCAGAATTTACAATTCCAGACCTTTGCCAAAGACAGAAAAAGCCATCAAACGATGGAGCAGTATAGCACGTGAAAAAAGCTGGATCGAGATCATGGCCGCAATGCATTCTCTTGAGCTCGTAGCGAACAGCGGTCTCAGGGACTATGGAGCGAAATACGATTACTTCAATCTCGAAATACTCGACAGTTCAGATGTTCCGAGCGAGGTAAAGGCTTTTCTTATGGAAGGGTACAAAGCCGATGTTTCCCACTCAATGGAGGCCCTGGACCTTATCAACAGATATGCCGATAGAGAAACAACGGAGAGTATTCAAGATGCTTTCCTTTCCTCTTCTTTTGTTTTTGGACAGTACCTTGAAGCGAGAATTGAGAGAGGTGAGATTATTGAAGACGAACAACACTGA
- a CDS encoding universal stress protein — MKVMVAFDGSNASKVALEFLVFFENSIETLYVVYVIPYTGKNPPKFDEYTLPEDDRRIEKMEMKGNEVLYNARRIAESMHMNAEFELIDDPDRSVGENLMLTALKHGVDLILMGERKLGTIGKVFLDSVSSELLKESRIPVLVIPPKFTKQKLTEIEHDN, encoded by the coding sequence ATGAAAGTGATGGTAGCCTTCGACGGCAGTAATGCATCAAAAGTTGCTCTTGAGTTTCTGGTATTTTTTGAAAACTCGATAGAGACCCTGTACGTTGTATATGTCATCCCATATACTGGTAAGAATCCACCAAAATTTGACGAGTACACCCTTCCGGAAGATGACAGAAGAATAGAAAAAATGGAAATGAAAGGCAATGAGGTACTTTACAATGCAAGAAGGATCGCCGAATCAATGCATATGAATGCTGAATTTGAACTCATAGACGATCCTGACAGGAGCGTCGGAGAAAATCTGATGTTGACTGCTTTAAAGCATGGGGTTGACCTGATATTGATGGGTGAGCGTAAACTAGGAACCATCGGAAAGGTATTCCTAGATTCTGTGAGCAGCGAATTATTGAAAGAATCGCGGATACCCGTGCTGGTTATCCCGCCAAAATTCACAAAACAAAAACTAACGGAAATAGAGCATGATAATTGA
- a CDS encoding class I SAM-dependent methyltransferase, with product MVNLIYKIAFSIILSEQENLYLEGEEKFGFFSSLFYPIVNIIPTTRNFYKFVLSEIEKKDFDTLLDIGSGRGTVLIRIGKIKKNSRLVGFDPSPSMVKRANHSAAKSGFSDRIKFLLGSSRSLDPKEKYDIIITTLSFHHWKNREQSIENIMNALRPTGEFIIFEITNNGAFNRRFVRSHLMSRAEFNSIGSKIGYIPAINEQCGFISASFKKND from the coding sequence ATGGTTAATCTGATATACAAGATCGCATTCTCGATAATATTGTCTGAACAGGAAAATTTATACTTAGAAGGAGAAGAGAAGTTTGGTTTCTTTTCTTCATTATTCTACCCGATTGTAAATATAATCCCGACAACGCGAAACTTTTACAAATTCGTTCTTTCTGAGATCGAAAAGAAAGATTTTGATACACTGCTTGATATTGGCAGTGGGCGTGGAACAGTTTTGATTCGTATTGGAAAAATTAAGAAAAACTCCCGTCTTGTTGGCTTCGATCCCTCTCCTAGCATGGTGAAGCGGGCTAATCATTCAGCTGCAAAGTCCGGCTTTTCAGATCGCATAAAGTTCCTGCTAGGTAGCAGCAGGTCGTTGGATCCCAAAGAAAAATACGATATTATAATCACCACTCTATCCTTCCATCACTGGAAGAATAGGGAACAGAGCATTGAAAACATCATGAATGCACTTAGACCCACTGGCGAATTCATAATATTTGAGATCACTAATAATGGTGCCTTTAACCGCAGGTTTGTAAGATCTCACCTTATGAGCAGAGCTGAATTCAATTCCATTGGTTCCAAAATCGGATACATCCCTGCAATAAACGAGCAATGCGGATTCATCTCTGCATCTTTCAAAAAGAATGATTAA
- a CDS encoding mandelate racemase/muconate lactonizing enzyme family protein, with the protein MSKIKNIEILELGEKGREVSSPWSSTILLVKLTSEDGSIGWGECPTTLMTMPVKESMNEVKRIFQDADFYNVERNIKEFYKHSFYLSKSMEATSALSAFEIASWDLIGKSYGAPVYDLLGGKFNDDIRAYANGWYSNCVTPDDFVAKAKKVVATGLDAMKFDPFGNNFDKLTRGGLKNAENIVGALRNEFGDKVDLLIECHGRFSTRYALEAGKALEKYNPFFMEEPVHPELEFGLAEVKRNVKIPIALGERLLNKTDFARFISTGLVDVIQPDITNSLGVLEGKKIAAIAESFGVQVAFHNAFGPIQTAATLNVDTTLPNFLIQESFEEFWPDWKKNLLTVGYTLKNGKFTLSGKPGLGIEVNEKITKDYAVDGMEPFVPNEPPWVVSGTYK; encoded by the coding sequence ATGTCCAAAATAAAAAACATAGAAATATTAGAACTAGGGGAGAAAGGAAGGGAAGTATCATCTCCATGGAGTTCCACTATACTTTTGGTGAAACTAACGTCTGAGGATGGATCAATCGGATGGGGCGAATGCCCAACAACTCTTATGACCATGCCTGTCAAGGAAAGCATGAATGAAGTAAAAAGGATATTCCAGGACGCCGATTTCTATAATGTGGAAAGGAATATCAAGGAGTTCTACAAGCACTCGTTTTACCTCTCAAAGTCAATGGAAGCTACTTCGGCACTCAGTGCATTCGAAATTGCAAGCTGGGACCTGATCGGCAAATCTTATGGTGCCCCCGTATACGACCTGCTTGGCGGGAAGTTCAATGACGATATACGTGCCTATGCGAATGGATGGTATTCGAATTGTGTTACACCCGATGACTTTGTTGCCAAAGCAAAAAAAGTTGTTGCAACCGGCCTGGACGCAATGAAATTCGATCCTTTCGGAAACAATTTTGATAAATTGACACGGGGAGGCCTTAAAAATGCAGAAAATATCGTTGGTGCATTGAGAAACGAATTTGGAGATAAGGTCGATCTTCTGATTGAGTGCCATGGCCGATTTTCCACGCGTTATGCTCTCGAGGCTGGAAAAGCCCTCGAAAAGTACAACCCATTCTTCATGGAGGAACCTGTTCACCCAGAGCTCGAATTCGGTCTGGCAGAGGTTAAAAGAAACGTTAAGATCCCGATTGCCCTTGGCGAGAGGCTTCTAAACAAGACAGATTTTGCAAGGTTCATCTCGACGGGTCTCGTGGACGTCATTCAGCCAGATATCACAAATTCTCTTGGCGTTCTCGAGGGAAAGAAGATAGCTGCGATAGCGGAATCATTTGGTGTGCAGGTCGCTTTCCACAACGCCTTCGGCCCAATTCAGACTGCCGCAACGTTGAATGTCGATACAACTCTACCCAATTTCTTGATACAAGAGAGCTTTGAGGAATTCTGGCCCGACTGGAAAAAGAATCTTCTTACTGTAGGATACACACTTAAGAACGGTAAATTCACTCTATCTGGAAAACCCGGTCTCGGAATTGAGGTTAACGAAAAAATTACGAAGGATTACGCAGTAGATGGAATGGAGCCATTCGTTCCTAACGAGCCACCATGGGTTGTATCCGGAACATATAAATAA
- a CDS encoding ATP-binding cassette domain-containing protein yields MIEVKDVQRYYIVKQSRIKKEKFYALKDVSAIFRDGDIFAIFGDSGSGKTTLGDIISGYQRPDTGSVFYNGSLERKNKSVRYVFQDPYTSLNPAKDVRWHIETTSSLNNLDLVNVWNTFELTGLSRRNYETRLISTLSGGERQMLAFSIALSQQPDCMVLDEPFSYLDTLTLFRLLSILRKTKDKVLYIYMDNDMNRCAYVSDMIYILKRGKIIEQGTPEKIINSPENEFTREVIEKMPDLHKRI; encoded by the coding sequence ATGATTGAGGTAAAAGACGTTCAAAGATATTACATTGTAAAACAAAGTAGGATAAAGAAGGAGAAATTTTATGCTCTGAAAGATGTCAGCGCCATATTCAGGGATGGTGATATTTTTGCAATTTTTGGAGATTCAGGATCAGGAAAAACTACACTTGGAGATATAATTTCAGGATATCAAAGACCAGACACAGGGTCTGTGTTTTATAACGGATCCCTTGAGAGAAAAAATAAGAGTGTGAGATACGTTTTTCAGGATCCTTATACGTCCCTTAATCCAGCAAAAGATGTAAGATGGCATATTGAGACCACATCCAGTTTAAACAATCTGGATCTTGTTAACGTATGGAATACCTTTGAATTGACTGGCCTCTCCAGAAGAAATTATGAAACAAGATTGATATCAACGCTATCAGGAGGAGAGAGACAGATGCTCGCTTTTTCTATTGCGTTATCGCAACAACCGGACTGCATGGTCCTCGATGAGCCGTTTTCCTACCTTGATACTCTCACGCTTTTTCGCCTATTAAGTATTCTCAGAAAAACAAAAGATAAAGTTCTCTACATATACATGGACAATGATATGAACAGATGTGCATACGTTTCAGATATGATCTATATTTTAAAGCGTGGCAAAATAATTGAACAAGGTACTCCTGAGAAGATAATCAATTCACCTGAAAATGAATTCACTAGGGAAGTTATTGAAAAAATGCCAGACCTACACAAACGAATTTGA